One Oryza glaberrima chromosome 11, OglaRS2, whole genome shotgun sequence genomic region harbors:
- the LOC127754180 gene encoding probable LRR receptor-like serine/threonine-protein kinase At3g47570 codes for MNHLATQKWLMLLLILVHFLAMFPVLHSGTDRDALLCLKSQLSDPSGALVSWRNESSTFCSWHGVTCSRQNASQVISLNFESLNLTGQIFPCIAQLSFLARIHMPNNQLNGHISPDIGLLTRLRYLNLSMNSLNGVIPYAISSCSHLKVISLQNNSLEGEIPQSLAQCSFLQQIVLSNNNLQGSIPSKFGLLSNLSVILLSSNKLTGMIPELLGGSKSLTQVNLKNNSISGEIPPALFNSTTLSYIDLSHNHLSGSIPPFSQTSLPLRFLSLTENNLTGEIPPSIGNISTLSFLLLTQNNLQGSIPDSLSKLTNLRVLNLKYNKLSGIVPLALFNVSSLTNLILSNNKLVGTIPANIGVTLPNIIELIIGGNQFEGQIPNSLANSTNLQNLDIRSNSFTGDIPSLGLLSNLKILDLGTNRLQAGDWTFFSSLTNCTQLQMLCLDFNGFEGKIPSSIGNLSQNLKILLLTENQLTGDIPSEIGKLTSLTALSLQSNNLTGHIPDTIGDLQNLSVLSLAKNKLSGEIPQSMGKLEQLTILYLMENGLTGRIPATLDGCKYLLELNLSSNSFYGSIPYELFSISTLSIGLDLSNNQLTGNIPLEIGKLINLNSLSISNNRLSGEIPSTLGDCQYLQSLHLEANFLEGSIPRSFINLRGLIEMDLSQNNLTGEIPDFFGSFSSLMVLNLSFNDLNGKVPNGGVFENSSAVFMKGNDKLCASFPMFQLPLCVESQSKRKKVPYILAITVPVATIVLISLACVSVILLKKRYEAIEHTNQPLKQLKNISYHDLFKATNGFSTANTIGSGRFGIVYRGHIESDVRTVAIKVFRLDQFGAPSNFIAECVALRNIRHRNLIRVISLCSTFDPTGNEFKALVLEHMVNGNLESWVHPKPYKKNPKETLSLVSRISIAVDIAAALEYLHNQCTPPLVHCDLKPSNVLLDDEMVAHVSDFGLAKFLHSDSSLASSTSYSIAGPRGSIGYIAPEYAMGCKISFEGDIYSYGIILLEMITGKYPTDEMFTDGMNLHKMVASAIPDKIGDIVEPSLTEDHLGEDKNYESEEMPRFFMQLAKLGLRCTMASPKDRPKIKDVYTEIVAIKNMLSALQY; via the exons ATGAATCATTTAGCAACGCAAAAGTGGCTGATGCTTTTGTTAATTTTAGTCCATTTCTTGGCCATGTTTCCTGTCCTGCATTCAGGTACTGATCGGGATGCCCTTCTCTGCCTCAAGTCTCAACTCTCTGATCCATCAGGAGCCTTAGTTTCCTGGAGAAATGAGTCTTCCACGTTCTGCAGTTGGCATGGAGTGACATGTAGCAGACAGAATGCATCTCAGGTTATCTCTCTGAACTTTGAATCGCTGAACCTCACAGGCCAAATATTTCCTTGCATTGCTCAGCTCAGCTTCCTAGCCAGAATTCACATGCCCAACAACCAGCTCAATGGGCACATTTCTCCTGACATTGGTCTTTTAACTAGACTTAGATACCTCAATCTTAGCATGAATTCCTTGAATGGAGTTATCCCATATGCCATATCATCGTGTTCTCACCTCAAGGTCATCAGCCTACAGAACAACTCCCTCGAAGGTGAGATCCCACAAAGTCTTGCTCAATGTTCGTTTCTTCAGCAAATCGTTCTTAGCAACAATAATCTTCAAGGAAGCATCCCTTCCAAGTTTGGTTTGCTTTCCAACCTTTCTGTCATATTGCTCTCCAGCAACAAACTAACTGGCATGATTCCTGAGCTTTTGGGAGGTAGTAAGTCTCTCACACAGGTGAATCTAAAAAACAATAGCATCAGCGGTGAAATCCCTCCGGCTCTATTCAACAGCACAACTCTTTCTTACATTGATCTTTCACACAATCACCTTTCCGGGTCTATCCCACCTTTCTCTCAAACCTCTTTACCGCTACGATTCCTTAGCCTTACTGAAAACAATCTGACGGGAGAGATTCCACCCTCAATTGGAAACATTTCTACTCTGTCATTCCTGCTTCTTACTCAAAATAATTTACAAGGGAGCATTCCAGATTCCTTAAGTAAACTTACCAATTTGAGAGTATTAAACCTGAAGTATAATAAATTATCAGGCATTGTTCCCCTAGCACTGTTCAATGTCTCATCTCTTACTAATCTTATTCTCAGTAATAACAAGCTTGTAGGGACAATTCCTGCCAACATAGGTGTAACTCTTCCAAACATCATAGAATTGATAATAGGAGGGAACCAATTTGAAGGCCAAATCCCTAATTCTCTGGCCAATTCCACAAACCTCCAAAATCTTGATATTCGAAGTAATTCATTCACCGGTGATATTCCTTCACTAGGACTCttatcaaatttgaaaatactAGACCTCGGAACAAATAGACTTCAAGCTGGAGATTGGACATTCTTTTCCTCCTTAACAAACTGTACACAATTACAAATGTTGTGCTTGGATTTTAATGGTTTTGAGGGGAAAATACCTAGTTCCATTGGTAACCTTTCACAAAACTTGAAGATACTTCTCTTAACAGAAAACCAATTGACCGGTGATATACCTTCAGAGATAGGAAAGCTCACCAGCCTCACTGCCCTTTCATTGCAATCGAATAACCTCACAGGGCATATTCCTGACACAATTGGGGATCTTCAAAACCTATCTGTCCTAAGCTTAGCTAAGAACAAACTTTCTGGGGAAATCCCACAATCAATGGGGAAACTAGAGCAGCTAACTATCCTGTATTTAATGGAAAATGGATTAACTGGTCGTATCCCTGCTACTTTAGATGGTTGCAAATATTTGCTTGAACTAAACCTTTCCTCTAATAGCTTCTATGGAAGCATTCCATATGAGCTTTTTTCCATTTCCACACTTTCTATAGGCTTAGATTTGTCCAATAACCAACTTACTGGGAACATACCATTGGAGATTGGTAAATTGATCAACCTAAATTCACTCAGTATTTCAAACAACCGATTATCAGGAGAGATCCCTTCGACCCTTGGTGATTGCCAGTATTTGCAATCATTGCATTTGGAGGCAAATTTTCTAGAAGGAAGCATCCCAAGATCTTTCATCAACTTAAGAGGCCTCATCGAGATGGATCTTTCCCAAAATAACTTGACCGGTGAAATTCCTGATTTTTTTGGATCATTTAGCTCTTTAATGGTTCTCAATCTATCATTCAATGACCTTAATGGGAAAGTTCCAAATGGTGGTGTGTTTGAAAATTCTAGTGCTGTGTTCATGAAAGGAAATGATAAGTTGTGTGCAAGTTTTCCGATGTTTCAATTACCACTTTGTGTGGAATCACAATCTAAAAGGAAGAAGGTACCCTACATTTTGGCTATCACTGTTCCAGTTGCTACTATTGTTCTGATCAGCTTGGCATGTGTTAGCGTCATCCTTTTGAAGAAGAGATACGAGGCCATAGAACACACCAACCAACCATTGAAGCAGCTCAAGAATATCTCGtatcatgatttatttaaaGCAACAAATGGTTTCTCTACGGCAAACACTATTGGTTCGGGGAGATTTGGAATTGTATACAGAGGTCACATTGAGTCTGATGTGCGCACAGTTGCTATCAAGGTATTCAGACTTGACCAATTTGGAGCACCAAGTAATTTCATCGCTGAATGTGTGGCATTGAGAAACATCCGCCATCGAAATCTTATAAGAGTGATTAGCCTATGTTCAACCTTCGATCCAACTGGAAATGAATTTAAAGCACTTGTTCTTGAGCATATGGTCAATGGAAACCTAGAAAGCTGGGTCCATCCAAAAccatacaaaaaaaatccaaaagaaacaTTGAGTTTAGTCTCAAGAATATCAATCGCCGTGGATATAGCAGCTGCATTAGAATATCTTCATAATCAATGTACTCCTCCTCTAGTTCATTGTGATCTTAAACCAAGCAATGTTCTTTTGGATGATGAAATGGTTGCTCATGTTAGTGACTTTGGGCTTGCAAAGTTTCTTCATAGCGACTCCTCACTAGCAAGCAGTACTTCATATAGCATTGCTGGACCAAGAGGATCAATTGGCTATATTGCACCAG AATATGCCATGGGGTGCAAAATCTCATTTGAGGGTGACATCTACAGCTATGGAATTATTCTTCTAGAGATGATCACAGGAAAATATCCTACTGATGAGATGTTTACAGATGGCATGAACCTTCACAAAATGGTGGCATCAGCAATTCCAGACAAAATTGGTGATATTGTGGAACCCAGTCTTACTGAAGATCATTTGGGTGAAGACAAAAATTACGAATCTGAAGAAATGCCAAGGTTTTTCATGCAATTGGCAAAACTAGGCCTCAGATGCACTATGGCATCACCCAAGGATCGACCAAAAATC